In one window of Spiroplasma corruscae DNA:
- a CDS encoding protein-tyrosine phosphatase family protein — protein MAKKIIKNLYLGDMNSVVKDAQIVISCAEETFNEKKELNEAIYVDDVKFKNKIKDTYYYSFEDYPYPDSLNKNAIKDIFNMIDQNINKKVMYIHCIWGVNRSASIVFMYLVSRGYIKSNNYEDARSQFSNIYPKHSPNPGWKDFLKKYYPYNF, from the coding sequence GTGGCAAAAAAAATAATAAAAAACCTTTATTTAGGTGATATGAATAGTGTTGTTAAGGACGCACAAATTGTTATATCTTGTGCAGAGGAAACATTTAATGAAAAAAAAGAGTTAAATGAAGCTATTTATGTTGATGATGTTAAATTTAAAAATAAAATTAAAGATACGTATTATTATAGTTTTGAAGATTATCCATATCCTGATTCTTTAAATAAAAATGCAATTAAAGATATATTTAATATGATTGATCAAAATATTAATAAGAAAGTAATGTATATCCATTGTATATGGGGAGTAAATAGAAGTGCTAGTATTGTATTTATGTATCTCGTTTCAAGAGGGTATATAAAAAGTAATAACTATGAAGATGCGAGAAGTCAATTTTCTAATATTTATCCTAAACATAGTCCTAACCCAGGTTGAAAGGATTTTTTAAAAAAATACTACCCATATAATTTTTAA